In the Paralichthys olivaceus isolate ysfri-2021 chromosome 15, ASM2471397v2, whole genome shotgun sequence genome, one interval contains:
- the nrip1b gene encoding nuclear receptor-interacting protein 1, whose amino-acid sequence MTHGEEPGPETHKDSAVLTYLEGLLMHPVVAGPGATASGRSEAARSNQEQGDKGGGPYQLPNHGPTAPKTGTNGPTLGSSQHLKKARLLRSGAWNDPGNQRMSSPPIELNGQGGGLQNGALEGSPHAGESTLLASLLQSFSSRLQSVAMSQHSNKPPSECSSPSKAPLADKDPLPVYGTASSRLKGLMRKSKLQNHSNTPYSRRVHNQDRPPESPRSAHSATPPSAPTATESVSCAERLKAVANMVKIRSSPAPSPKPSVACSQLALLLSSEAHLQQYSREHALKAQLSGRSASERLAAMANQQHGQDIRPPSVGGSLPGASDTLSSLTTQNGMTTTNTTTTSSRTALSSPQSPSLQRGHSQSSPATPPTAPSHTHSQPAKEKRGFDSRPTRPPQTCSSLLLLLLNNHNNQKQLTKNGHLEDSCGILPPSGSSSVTSDSECSTQERSLTKDSSDAESSYSSCSPIDLSMRSRANTQETGPKTTTPSSSFSSSSSTSTLSSSTTVFSSTPVAFSPQASAQPSASTLSPPLTVASSVSNAIFSSSTSSISTSSLDKLTESLINKWKPEALGSKCSMNKESEMSPDLKSHPKVTLMQLLLERRNNEMVNKGVGNQDSPLDITMATMSQSQPKALVPWDDTRTKSPTDKPVAPAQPHYSINRDHSGALSPYSYPSPHVQSSPLDLCKSKTFPAEKASEPAFSASKLLQNLAQCGTASSSPPIPPSKGLGQEPDANRPLALLERLNAPIHRTTTTPLSDRPSGSGTPFSRKEASPPSQIENLLERRTVLQLLLGTGSASATVSRKDRPSGRRSVEVAGACYEKSPGTSIMCDTSNGPPLDIKVKTEFTEGMGPSTAMSEEFSGRKRPSGYEKNSPLSDSQQDLKTEPRPAEVIAKYGLLSQLLKQQTATYYTSAAMQTESQPRQVKEEQREYPSPSPKKRRLCPGQTDSLSNTSCSRAVDSNDTNIFASSAVQEEPDHQRSLKEEVVPPRSPPSETLARESRGFNVLKQLLLSDNCLKELSQQPRGAASPSVLQANGKANGSILSQPAHNHSFLNLPGWHPHGSLNSGLQSNLRPLPTPPAGDSPIRNPWSRHPAPWPVSQKRDPPTLVKQEPESPVRWGSQENEEEEEEEEEGCDSNLDSPRLSRSNPILYYMLQKGSIQLRKEVRDQAVGTQSVVKVKEEPISDMHAYEHSLSSTPQSPTHNDKHSHESQGLSRFSE is encoded by the coding sequence ATGACTCATGGGGAGGAGCCTGGCCCTGAGACACACAAGGATTCAGCTGTTCTAACTTATCTGGAAGGTTTACTGATGCATCCAGTGGTGGCCGGGCCTGGGGCCACGGCAAGTGGGAGGTCTGAGGCTGCCCGCAGCAATCAGGAGCAAGGTGACAAAGGGGGTGGGCCCTACCAACTGCCCAACCATGGGCCCACAGCTCCTAAGACTGGAACCAATGGGCCCACACTAGGTTCTTCACAGCACTTGAAGAAGGCCCGCCTACTGCGCTCTGGAGCCTGGAATGATCCAGGGAATCAGCGGATGAGTTCACCCCCAATAGAACTGAATGGCCAAGGGGGAGGCCTACAAAATGGAGCACTAGAGGGATCTCCTCATGCTGGGGAGAGCACCCTGTTGGCTTCACTGCTTCAGTCATTCAGCTCACGGCTTCAGAGTGTGGCAATGTCTCAGCACTCTAATAAGCCACCTAGTGAGTGTTCCTCTCCATCCAAGGCACCACTTGCAGACAAAGACCCACTTCCTGTGTATGGAACGGCTTCAAGCCGCTTGAAGGGACTGATGAGGAAGAGCAAACTTCAAAATCACAGCAACACACCTTACAGTCGACGGGTACACAATCAGGACAGGCCACCAGAATCACCTCGGTCAGCGCACAGTGCCACGCCTCCCTCCGCACCAACAGCTACTGAATCAGTATCCTGTGCGGAGCGTCTAAAGGCAGTGGCCAACATGGTGAAAATCCGTTCCAGTCCAGCACCTTCACCCAAGCCCAGTGTAGCCTGCAGTCAACTGGCACTGCTTCTGTCTAGTGAAGCCCATCTTCAGCAGTATTCCAGAGAGCATGCACTCAAAGCCCAGCTTTCAGGAAGATCTGCAAGTGAGAGACTAGCTGCCATGGCAAACCAGCAGCATGGCCAGGACATAAGACCACCTAGTGTGGGAGGGAGTCTGCCTGGAGCTTCAGACACCTTAAGCTCCTTAACAACCCAAAATGGAATGACAACCACAAATACAACAACCACATCCTCTCGAACGGCCCTGTCAAGTCCACAGAGCCCCTCTTTGCAACGTGGCCATAGCCAAAGCTCCCCAGCCACTCCCCCAACTGCTCCAAGCCACACTCACAGCCAACCAGCTAAGGAGAAGCGAGGCTTTGACTCACGTCCAACCCGTCCCCCACAAACATGCAGCAGCTTGCTTCTACTGCTActcaacaaccacaacaaccagaaGCAGCTGACCAAGAATGGGCACCTGGAGGATAGTTGTGGCATTCTGCCACCAAGCGGCTCCTCTTCAGTCACATCGGACAGTGAGTGCTCCACCCAGGAGAGGAGTCTGACCAAGGATAGCAGCGATGCGGAGAGTTCCTATTCGAGTTGCTCTCCCATCGACCTCTCAATGAGAAGCCGGGCCAATACACAAGAGACAGGGCCTAAAACTACcaccccctcttcctccttctcctcctcctcgtccacgTCTACCCTATCTTCTTCCACAACGGTGTTTTCTTCCACCCCTGTTGCATTCTCTCCTCAAGCTTCAGCTCAACCCTCCGCCTCAACCCTTTCACCACCATTGACTGTTGCTTCCTCTGTCTCCAATGCTATTTTCTCATCTTCCACCTCCTCTATCTCTACCTCCTCCCTGGACAAATTAACAGAATCTTTAATAAACAAGTGGAAGCCAGAGGCATTGGGATCAAAGTGTTCCATGAACAAGGAGTCTGAAATGAGCCCAGACCTAAAGTCCCACCCTAAGGTCACACTAATGCAGCTTCTTCTTGAGCGCAGAAATAATGAGATGGTTAATAAAGGTGTAGGTAACCAGGATTCACCACTTGATATAACTATGGCCACCATGTCCCAAAGCCAACCAAAGGCACTGGTGCCCTGGGATGACACCAGGACAAAAAGCCCTACTGATAAACCCGTAGCCCCAGCCCAGCCCCACTACTCAATTAATCGTGACCATAGTGGTGCACTATCACCATACTCCTACCCCTCTCCCCATGTTCAATCCAGCCCATTGGACTTGTGTAAATCTAAAACCTTCCCCGCTGAGAAGGCCTCTGAGCCTGCATTCAGTGCCAGTAAACTGTTGCAGAATTTGGCTCAGTGTGGCACAGCTTCATCCTCCCCACCCATCCCCCCCAGCAAAGGACTGGGCCAGGAACCTGATGCCAACAGGCCCCTTGCTCTTTTGGAAAGGCTCAATGCTCCAATCCACAGGACCACCACCACTCCACTCTCCGACAGACCCTCTGGCAGTGGCACTCCTTTCAGTCGTAAGGaagcttctcctccttctcaaaTTGAGAACCTTCTTGAGAGACGCACCGTACTGCAGCTCCTTCTAGGAACAGGCTCGGCTAGTGCTACAGTCAGCCGCAAAGACAGGCCCagtgggaggaggagtgtgGAAGTGGCAGGGGCATGCTATGAGAAGAGCCCTGGTACCTCCATCATGTGTGACACTTCTAATGGGCCTCCTTTGGACATAAAGGTCAAAACGGAGTTCACAGAGGGGATGGGACCGTCAACTGCCATGTCTGAGGAGTTTAGTGGCAGGAAGAGACCTAGTGGCTATGAAAAGAATAGCCCTCTCTCAGATTCTCAGCAGGACCTAAAAACAGAACCACGGCCTGCAGAGGTCATAGCAAAATATGGCCTCCTTAGCCAGCTACTGAAACAACAGACTGCTACCTACTACACCAGTGCTGCTATGCAGACTGAATCTCAGCCCAGACAGGTTaaagaggaacagagggagTATCCAAGCCCCAGTCCTAAGAAGAGACGCCTCTGCCCTGGTCAGACTGATAGTTTGAGCAATACCAGCTGTTCAAGAGCAGTTGACAgtaatgacacaaacatttttgcCTCTTCTGCTGTTCAGGAAGAGCCTGACCACCAGAGGAGTCTCAAGGAAGAGGTGGTTCCACCCAGGAGCCCACCAAGTGAAACCCTTGCCAGAGAGAGTCGGGGCTTCAATGTgctcaaacagctgctgctctctgacaACTGCCTGAAGGAGCTGTCCCAGCAGCCCCGGGGGGCAGCCAGTCCTTCTGTCCTACAGGCCAATGGCAAGGCCAATGGCAGCATTCTCAGTCAGCCTGCCCATAATCACAGCTTCCTTAACCTACCTGGGTGGCACCCCCATGGCTCCCTTAACTCAGGGCTTCAGAGTAATCTCAGACCACTGCCCACCCCACCTGCAGGCGACAGCCCTATCCGCAACCCTTGGAGCCGCCACCCAGCTCCATGGCCTGTCAGTCAAAAACGGGACCCCCCTACTCTTGTCAAACAGGAGCCCGAGAGCCCTGTGCGATGGGGTAGTCAggaaaatgaggaggaggaggaggaggaggaggagggttgtgACTCAAACCTGGACTCTCCTCGGCTCTCACGTTCCAATCCCATTCTGTATTACATGTTGCAGAAGGGAAGTATTCAGCTGAGGAAAGAGGTGAGGGATCAGGCAGTAGGGACCCAGTCTGTGGTCAAAGTTAAAGAAGAGCCAATCAGTGACATGCATGCCTATGAACACAGTCTGAGCTCCACCCCGCAATCACCAACCCACAACGACAAGCACAGCCACGAGAGCCAGGGGCTGAGCCGATTTTCTGAGTAG